The proteins below come from a single Edaphobacter acidisoli genomic window:
- a CDS encoding cytochrome c oxidase subunit I, translating to MTLTSLRRRVFSTDHHVIGVEYLLLALTAVVIGTTLSLLMRIHLVWPDWQLPLHGPILPEDYLAMVTIHGTVMLFFVLTTAPQAGFGNLILPAQIGSRRMAFPVLNAMSFWLTAVALVVLLSSTFVPGGSPISGWTAYPPLSAVASAGPGQAMGMDLWLASIALFGIAATISSINTLVTIIKLRCDGMTWERMPLTVWGWFTAALLSVIAFSVLLAAILLLFCDRHAGTSFFLPAGDLVNGTLHVAHKGANGSPLLWLHLFWFFGHPEVYIAILPGFGVTSMLLANFSFRRVFGYRIMIATTLLIGLLGILLWGHHMFVAGLNPFAASAFSVTTMAIAVPASAKVLSWIATTWRSRPSYKTAMLFSLGFVSLFIAGGLTGPILAQPILDEYLHNTFFVVAHFHLIMAMAAVFGLYAATYYWFPLMTGRMMSERLGRWHFWLTLVGAYATFLPMHLTGLAGEPRHYAQLAGIPNAAGVMLARLVPLNRFITYSALFLATAQLVFLWNVVRSLRRGAVATENPWMATTLEWHPALHPRHSAAMGEPIAVHRQPCQYAATPSGETFLPQWVPDTLADTTTEAAFDTKPE from the coding sequence ATGACACTCACTTCCCTGCGCCGGCGCGTGTTTTCGACCGATCACCATGTCATCGGGGTTGAGTATCTTCTGCTTGCGCTGACTGCGGTCGTCATTGGCACGACGCTGTCGCTGCTGATGCGGATTCATCTGGTGTGGCCGGACTGGCAGTTGCCGCTGCATGGGCCGATTCTGCCGGAAGACTATCTTGCGATGGTGACGATTCATGGCACGGTCATGCTGTTCTTCGTGCTGACGACGGCCCCGCAGGCAGGCTTCGGCAACCTGATTCTGCCGGCGCAGATCGGCTCGCGGAGGATGGCGTTTCCGGTGCTGAATGCGATGAGCTTCTGGCTGACGGCTGTGGCGCTGGTTGTTCTTTTGAGCAGCACGTTTGTGCCGGGCGGCAGTCCTATCTCCGGCTGGACTGCATATCCCCCGCTGAGCGCTGTGGCTTCGGCTGGGCCTGGGCAGGCGATGGGGATGGACCTGTGGCTGGCCAGCATTGCGCTGTTCGGCATCGCCGCGACGATCAGTTCGATCAACACGCTGGTCACGATTATCAAGCTGCGCTGCGATGGGATGACGTGGGAGCGGATGCCGCTGACGGTTTGGGGATGGTTCACTGCTGCGTTGTTGAGCGTGATCGCTTTCTCCGTGCTGCTGGCGGCGATTCTGCTGCTGTTTTGCGATCGCCATGCCGGGACGAGTTTCTTTCTGCCCGCGGGCGATCTGGTGAATGGGACGCTTCACGTTGCGCACAAGGGCGCCAATGGCAGCCCTCTGCTGTGGCTGCACCTGTTCTGGTTCTTCGGGCATCCGGAGGTCTATATCGCCATTCTGCCTGGGTTTGGCGTGACCTCCATGCTGCTGGCCAACTTCAGCTTCCGGCGCGTGTTCGGGTATCGCATCATGATCGCGACCACGCTGCTGATCGGGCTACTTGGGATTCTGCTGTGGGGACATCACATGTTTGTCGCCGGGCTGAATCCTTTTGCGGCTTCGGCGTTCTCGGTGACGACGATGGCGATTGCGGTGCCCGCGTCGGCGAAGGTGCTGAGCTGGATTGCTACTACATGGCGCAGCCGTCCGTCCTATAAGACAGCCATGCTGTTCTCGCTCGGGTTCGTCTCGTTGTTTATTGCAGGGGGACTTACCGGGCCGATTCTGGCGCAGCCGATTCTGGATGAGTATCTGCACAATACGTTCTTCGTCGTCGCGCACTTTCACCTGATTATGGCCATGGCTGCGGTGTTTGGGTTGTATGCCGCGACCTATTATTGGTTTCCGCTGATGACGGGGCGGATGATGTCGGAGCGGCTGGGGCGCTGGCACTTCTGGCTGACGCTGGTGGGAGCGTATGCGACGTTTCTGCCGATGCATCTGACCGGGCTGGCAGGCGAGCCGCGCCACTATGCGCAGCTTGCCGGGATTCCAAACGCCGCCGGGGTGATGCTTGCGCGGCTGGTGCCGCTGAACCGCTTCATTACCTACTCGGCTCTCTTTCTGGCTACGGCGCAGCTTGTCTTTCTGTGGAACGTGGTGCGGAGCCTGCGTCGCGGCGCTGTGGCCACGGAGAATCCCTGGATGGCGACGACGCTGGAGTGGCATCCGGCGCTTCATCCACGGCATTCGGCGGCAATGGGTGAGCCGATTGCCGTCCACCGCCAGCCCTGCCAGTACGCCGCGACGCCCAGCGGAGAGACTTTTTTGCCGCAATGGGTTCCGGACACACTGGCCGATACAACCACAGAGGCTGCTTTCGACACCAAACCAGAGTAA
- a CDS encoding NADPH-dependent FMN reductase, with protein MVIAALLGSVRSERMGIRAARWVTRELEQRGHEVHLVDACELKLPLLDKMWKEIKDGPPPEYADLHAKLAPLAELYKRADGFCIVNAEYNHSISPGLSNLIDYFLEEYFFRPSAIVCYSRGPFGGVRAAMQLRAMLAETGMPSVPSLLPIPKIADALNEDGTAQTLDLAKRSRKFFDEFEWYMRALKIEREKGVPY; from the coding sequence ATGGTGATAGCGGCTTTACTGGGTTCCGTGCGCAGCGAGCGCATGGGCATTCGCGCGGCTCGCTGGGTGACGCGTGAACTGGAGCAGCGCGGGCACGAGGTCCACCTGGTCGACGCCTGCGAACTCAAACTTCCTCTGCTCGACAAGATGTGGAAGGAGATCAAGGACGGTCCTCCTCCTGAATACGCAGACCTCCACGCAAAACTGGCGCCTCTGGCAGAGCTGTACAAACGGGCCGATGGTTTCTGCATCGTCAATGCCGAGTACAACCACAGCATCTCGCCCGGCCTCTCCAATCTGATCGACTACTTTCTCGAGGAGTACTTCTTTCGCCCATCGGCCATCGTCTGCTACTCACGTGGTCCGTTCGGCGGTGTCCGCGCAGCGATGCAGCTACGCGCCATGCTTGCCGAGACGGGAATGCCGTCGGTACCCTCGCTGTTACCAATCCCGAAGATCGCCGATGCCCTCAACGAAGACGGCACCGCACAAACCCTCGATCTGGCAAAGCGGTCCAGGAAGTTCTTCGACGAGTTCGAATGGTACATGCGCGCCCTCAAGATCGAGCGTGAAAAGGGAGTGCCGTACTAA
- a CDS encoding sodium:solute symporter family protein: MQAFIALFLVSHRMAVLAPADIVILALYFGLVVFIGFYAKGKANTSEDFFLAGREMTAWIAGLSFVSANLGSLELMGWAGASYQYGILAAHWYWIGAIPAMLFLGIVMMPFYYISKTHSVPGYLQLRFGEGARGLAAISFGVMTILMSGVNMYAMAVVMQTILGWNITFSIWVGAATVALYVMLGGLRSAIINEVLQFVLIWAGAAMVPILGLVEAGGWTKLKAQIAVNMGSGDYMHMWKTLGHFKDNPMGVHWTGIVFGLGFVISFGYWTTDFLVVQRVLSANNLRAAKMAPIIGSIFKMAVPLIVIVPGLLALAVLKNPDGTLMHLVPADIAKVTGQHSYDDVLPLMLIRYCGPGLLGLGITALVAGFMSGMAGNVSAFSTVWTYDIYGAFINKKASDKHYVAMGRWSTVIGMLVSIGTAYLVMNAASIMDYVQALFSFFVAPLFGTVILGMLWKRATHWGGFLGLLAGTMASVGMFLWVHTNAHALRYIAMSADAQPMAENLYRALWSWLICVGVTVVVSYMTKPVPIEQLGGLVYGATPIPDDGAKTLWQKPIFWAIVVIVVFFVLNLIFW, from the coding sequence ATGCAGGCTTTCATCGCGCTTTTTCTCGTGAGTCATCGCATGGCGGTCCTTGCGCCGGCGGACATCGTCATCCTTGCTCTTTACTTTGGTCTGGTTGTCTTCATCGGCTTCTACGCCAAAGGCAAGGCCAATACGAGCGAAGACTTCTTCCTTGCCGGACGTGAGATGACGGCGTGGATCGCCGGGTTGAGCTTCGTCTCGGCAAACCTGGGCTCGCTGGAGTTGATGGGCTGGGCCGGCGCTTCGTATCAGTACGGCATTCTGGCCGCGCACTGGTATTGGATTGGCGCGATTCCGGCGATGCTCTTCCTGGGCATCGTGATGATGCCGTTCTACTACATCTCGAAGACGCACTCGGTGCCGGGGTATCTGCAACTGCGCTTCGGCGAAGGCGCGCGCGGGCTGGCGGCGATCTCGTTCGGCGTGATGACCATCCTGATGAGCGGCGTGAATATGTACGCCATGGCAGTGGTGATGCAGACGATTCTGGGCTGGAACATCACGTTCAGCATCTGGGTTGGAGCGGCTACGGTCGCGCTGTATGTGATGCTCGGCGGGCTGCGATCGGCCATTATCAACGAGGTTTTGCAGTTTGTGCTGATCTGGGCTGGCGCGGCGATGGTGCCGATTCTGGGCCTGGTTGAAGCGGGCGGGTGGACCAAACTGAAGGCGCAGATCGCTGTGAACATGGGCTCGGGCGACTACATGCACATGTGGAAGACGCTCGGCCACTTCAAAGACAACCCGATGGGCGTGCATTGGACGGGCATCGTCTTCGGCCTTGGGTTCGTGATCAGCTTCGGCTACTGGACCACCGATTTTCTTGTGGTCCAGCGCGTGTTGAGCGCGAACAATCTGCGCGCAGCCAAGATGGCTCCGATCATCGGCTCGATCTTCAAGATGGCTGTACCGCTGATTGTCATCGTTCCGGGCCTGCTTGCGCTCGCTGTGTTGAAGAACCCCGATGGCACGCTGATGCATCTGGTTCCGGCGGACATTGCCAAGGTGACGGGCCAGCATAGCTACGACGATGTGCTGCCGCTGATGTTGATTCGCTACTGCGGACCAGGACTGCTTGGCCTGGGAATCACTGCGCTGGTCGCGGGTTTTATGAGCGGCATGGCGGGCAATGTCAGCGCGTTTTCGACCGTGTGGACGTATGACATCTACGGCGCGTTCATAAACAAGAAGGCCAGCGATAAACACTATGTTGCGATGGGCCGCTGGTCGACTGTAATTGGAATGCTGGTCTCGATCGGCACGGCGTACCTGGTGATGAACGCGGCCAGCATTATGGACTATGTGCAGGCATTGTTCAGCTTCTTTGTTGCGCCGCTGTTCGGCACGGTAATCCTGGGAATGCTCTGGAAACGCGCAACGCACTGGGGCGGATTCCTCGGCTTGCTGGCCGGTACGATGGCGTCTGTCGGGATGTTCCTCTGGGTGCACACCAACGCGCACGCGTTGCGCTACATCGCGATGAGCGCCGATGCGCAGCCGATGGCGGAGAACCTTTATCGCGCGCTGTGGAGCTGGTTGATCTGCGTCGGCGTTACCGTAGTGGTGAGTTATATGACCAAGCCGGTCCCCATCGAACAACTCGGCGGCCTTGTCTATGGCGCGACGCCTATTCCCGATGACGGAGCGAAGACGCTATGGCAGAAGCCGATCTTCTGGGCCATCGTGGTCATCGTCGTCTTCTTCGTCTTGAACCTGATCTTCTGGTAG
- a CDS encoding L-fucose/L-arabinose isomerase family protein, whose translation MAKQMTMGVIVGNRGFFPSHLATSGRLEMIAALEAAGIKPVVLTPEETAHGAVETYEDAKKCAALFKKHAAEIDGIIITLPNFGEERGLADTLRLADLRVPVLIQATPDHAGKMSIAFRRDSFCGKMSISNNLKQYGIPYSLTRLHTETPDSAEFKADLEWFSGVCRVVRGLKNLRIGAIGARPTAFNTVRYSEKLLERSGITVETLDLSEVMGRIGRMKDSDDAAQAKLAAIKKYIPVGQTPEAALVKMAKLGAVIDQWMTASELTVSAVQCWTSIEEFLGIVPCTVMSMMSESLIPSACEVDVLGTLSMYALTLASETPSALLDWNNNYGDNPDKAVCFHCSNLPKHFFNDVKMDFQQIIAGTVGKDNTFGTLDGTVKAGKMSFARFSTDDFSGEIAGYVGEGAFTNDPLNTFGGAGVVEIPKMQELLRYICENGFEHHVAANFSTTAAPVYEAATKYLGWPMHWHNRG comes from the coding sequence ATGGCAAAGCAGATGACGATGGGCGTGATTGTAGGCAACCGCGGGTTCTTCCCCAGCCACCTGGCGACGAGCGGGCGACTGGAGATGATTGCCGCGCTGGAGGCAGCGGGCATCAAGCCCGTCGTGCTGACGCCCGAAGAGACGGCGCATGGCGCAGTCGAGACCTATGAAGACGCGAAGAAGTGCGCTGCGCTTTTCAAGAAGCATGCAGCGGAGATCGACGGCATCATCATCACGCTGCCGAACTTCGGCGAAGAGCGCGGCCTGGCCGACACGCTGCGCCTGGCCGACCTGCGCGTGCCGGTGCTGATTCAGGCGACGCCTGATCACGCGGGCAAGATGTCGATCGCCTTCCGGCGCGACAGCTTCTGCGGCAAGATGTCGATCTCGAACAACCTGAAGCAGTATGGAATTCCCTACTCGCTGACGCGCCTGCACACGGAGACGCCGGACTCGGCTGAGTTCAAGGCTGATCTCGAATGGTTCTCTGGTGTCTGCCGCGTGGTGCGCGGGCTTAAGAACCTGCGCATCGGCGCGATTGGCGCAAGGCCGACGGCGTTCAACACGGTGCGCTACTCGGAGAAGCTGCTGGAGCGCTCGGGCATCACGGTCGAGACACTCGACCTGAGCGAGGTGATGGGCCGCATTGGCAGGATGAAGGACTCGGACGATGCGGCGCAGGCGAAGCTGGCCGCTATCAAGAAGTACATCCCCGTCGGCCAGACGCCGGAGGCCGCGCTGGTGAAGATGGCGAAGCTCGGCGCGGTCATCGACCAGTGGATGACGGCGAGCGAGCTGACGGTCAGCGCCGTGCAGTGCTGGACCTCAATCGAGGAGTTCCTCGGCATCGTTCCCTGCACCGTCATGAGCATGATGAGCGAGAGCCTGATTCCTTCGGCGTGCGAGGTCGATGTGCTGGGCACACTGAGCATGTACGCGCTGACCCTGGCGAGCGAGACGCCGAGCGCGTTGCTCGACTGGAACAACAACTACGGCGACAACCCGGACAAGGCCGTCTGCTTCCACTGCTCGAATCTGCCGAAGCACTTCTTCAACGACGTGAAGATGGACTTCCAGCAGATCATCGCGGGAACTGTCGGCAAGGACAACACCTTCGGCACGCTCGACGGCACGGTGAAAGCGGGCAAGATGAGCTTCGCACGCTTCTCGACTGACGATTTCTCCGGTGAGATTGCGGGCTACGTTGGCGAGGGCGCCTTCACGAACGATCCGCTGAATACCTTCGGCGGCGCGGGTGTGGTGGAGATTCCGAAGATGCAGGAGCTGCTGCGCTACATCTGCGAGAACGGTTTTGAGCACCACGTTGCGGCGAACTTCTCAACGACCGCAGCGCCTGTGTACGAGGCCGCCACGAAGTATCTCGGCTGGCCGATGCACTGGCACAACCGCGGCTAA
- a CDS encoding PadR family transcriptional regulator: protein MRSTRHVADGDSLKLGHYSDPPLLVLASLASGPKHGHAMVEDIEQMCGTRLGPGTLYGAITRLEQLELIEPLPQEERRQPYRLTDLGLRVLRARLATLDRFVTAGLGRLEAL, encoded by the coding sequence ATGCGTAGTACGCGACACGTAGCAGATGGCGACAGTCTAAAGCTGGGACACTACTCCGATCCGCCTTTACTGGTGCTTGCCAGCCTTGCCAGTGGCCCGAAGCACGGCCACGCCATGGTCGAAGACATCGAGCAGATGTGCGGAACCCGCCTTGGGCCGGGAACGCTCTACGGTGCTATCACACGGCTGGAGCAGCTTGAGCTCATCGAGCCTCTTCCGCAAGAAGAGCGGCGGCAACCCTACCGGCTCACCGATCTGGGGCTGCGCGTTCTGCGCGCCAGGCTCGCAACGCTCGATCGCTTCGTCACGGCAGGGCTAGGCAGGCTGGAGGCGCTATGA
- a CDS encoding cytochrome c oxidase subunit 3, protein MPAIITPHKTDRDRKRHVEDHDNGAGRRPPTDKRTGGGGDNDGWSDGQSRRGPHERLNRYRMGIFFALASDLMFFVAIVSTFFVNQSAGHIDVYNHYVNDWFPTVIPPILWLNTAVLLISSVTMEIARRTMFHENDVMDEWLGLGKPITRRALPWLSATIVLGLLFLAGQWVAWKQLAMQGVFFRSSQSSHFFYLITGVHAFHLFLGIGALLAAFVGLYVSRQLETRQIIVDCAGWYWHAMGLLWIFLFTLLVFFQ, encoded by the coding sequence ATGCCAGCAATCATCACTCCACATAAGACTGACCGCGACCGCAAGCGGCACGTGGAAGACCACGACAATGGTGCGGGGCGGCGTCCGCCAACCGACAAACGCACCGGCGGCGGGGGCGATAACGACGGCTGGAGCGATGGCCAGAGTCGCCGCGGTCCGCATGAACGGCTGAACCGCTACCGCATGGGCATCTTTTTCGCTCTGGCCAGCGACCTGATGTTCTTCGTCGCGATCGTCAGCACATTTTTTGTGAACCAGTCGGCCGGGCACATCGACGTCTACAACCACTACGTCAACGACTGGTTTCCGACGGTGATTCCGCCAATTCTCTGGCTGAATACCGCCGTGCTTCTCATCAGTTCGGTGACGATGGAGATCGCCCGGCGCACGATGTTTCACGAGAACGATGTGATGGACGAGTGGCTTGGGCTGGGCAAGCCGATCACGCGCCGCGCGCTGCCGTGGCTCTCGGCGACGATTGTACTGGGGCTGCTGTTTCTTGCGGGGCAATGGGTGGCATGGAAGCAGCTCGCGATGCAGGGCGTCTTCTTCCGGTCGAGCCAGAGCAGCCACTTCTTCTACCTGATTACCGGCGTCCACGCCTTCCACCTGTTTCTCGGCATCGGCGCGCTGCTTGCTGCGTTTGTCGGGCTTTATGTCTCGCGCCAGCTTGAGACCAGGCAGATTATCGTGGATTGTGCGGGGTGGTACTGGCACGCTATGGGGCTGCTTTGGATATTTCTGTTCACCCTGCTGGTCTTCTTTCAATGA
- a CDS encoding CCA tRNA nucleotidyltransferase — protein sequence MPDYIYLLENRLSKAQQEALGKVREVSKNKGLTAFLVGGAVRDLTSGSPVRDLDVVVQGNALKLKKDLEKAHAAVSGENETMQALYLLFPGGVRVELASALTVSYPKPGKPVVKAATILDDLRRRDFTANAMALSLNDGSYGLLMDPLNGVADIENRELRLVSNYGFIEDPVRMIRAVRLMARLGWQMDERTHARYETGKQEGYISAMSSWQRGYETEEIFHEEDPLRIIKRLESEGWMKQLFPALTSAKANHGELEKLRDAQGQLQMQGINPDVSAANFPLVTAKLPPKDVSALKKSFPRRAFVHEIDALEKEGKDFIAKLTSKEAALPSQAWKLIYSAKPEAVLWAAHHGKAAAVQSKFKAFHTEWPQAKLKIPYALMQEMRITPDVARYEELLDKLFFELMDNKLGTVEEMKAFLEPYSPPAPPPTVHLRRPRAAKKDAKPPRSRKKAAPAEGTPEGAEAAAAEQGAPAAAKPAKPAEKKAAAKAEEKKAPAKAAPAPAKKAASAKPKAPEKKAASKPAPKAPAKKVAAKPAAKKAPAKKPVAKKAAVKKPAPKKKPAPAKKAPAKPKKKGR from the coding sequence ATGCCCGACTACATCTACCTGCTTGAAAACCGCTTGTCGAAGGCCCAGCAGGAAGCGCTGGGGAAAGTCCGCGAAGTTTCGAAGAATAAAGGGCTTACCGCGTTTCTTGTAGGTGGCGCGGTGCGCGACCTGACGAGCGGCTCGCCTGTGCGCGATCTCGATGTAGTGGTTCAGGGAAATGCCCTCAAACTCAAGAAAGATTTAGAGAAAGCGCACGCCGCTGTCTCTGGCGAAAATGAGACAATGCAGGCGCTCTACCTGCTCTTTCCCGGCGGCGTCCGGGTGGAGCTTGCCAGCGCCCTCACAGTCAGCTATCCAAAGCCCGGCAAGCCCGTGGTTAAGGCAGCGACTATCCTGGATGACCTCCGCCGCCGCGACTTCACCGCCAACGCCATGGCCCTCTCGTTGAACGACGGCTCCTACGGCCTCCTGATGGACCCGCTGAACGGGGTCGCCGACATCGAAAACCGCGAACTGCGGCTGGTCAGCAACTACGGCTTCATCGAAGACCCGGTCAGGATGATCCGCGCCGTCCGCCTGATGGCCCGCCTGGGCTGGCAGATGGACGAGCGTACCCACGCCCGTTACGAGACCGGCAAGCAGGAAGGCTACATCTCAGCGATGTCGAGCTGGCAGCGCGGCTACGAGACCGAAGAGATCTTCCACGAGGAGGACCCGCTGCGCATCATCAAGCGGCTGGAGTCAGAGGGCTGGATGAAGCAGCTCTTCCCGGCGCTGACTTCGGCCAAGGCCAACCACGGCGAGTTGGAGAAGCTTCGCGATGCTCAGGGGCAGTTGCAGATGCAGGGCATCAATCCTGACGTCTCAGCGGCAAACTTCCCGCTGGTCACAGCAAAGCTTCCTCCTAAAGATGTCTCCGCGCTCAAGAAGAGCTTCCCGCGCCGCGCATTTGTTCACGAGATCGACGCGCTCGAAAAAGAGGGCAAGGACTTCATCGCCAAACTGACGAGCAAGGAAGCAGCGCTGCCTTCGCAGGCATGGAAGCTGATCTACTCCGCCAAGCCCGAAGCTGTGCTCTGGGCCGCTCACCACGGCAAGGCTGCGGCGGTGCAATCGAAGTTCAAGGCCTTCCATACCGAGTGGCCCCAGGCGAAGCTCAAGATTCCCTACGCGCTCATGCAGGAGATGCGCATCACCCCCGATGTGGCCCGCTATGAAGAACTGCTCGATAAGCTCTTCTTCGAGTTGATGGACAACAAGCTCGGCACAGTCGAAGAGATGAAGGCGTTCCTCGAGCCGTACTCTCCGCCCGCGCCTCCGCCGACGGTGCATCTCCGCCGCCCGCGCGCTGCGAAGAAGGACGCGAAGCCCCCGCGCAGCCGCAAGAAGGCCGCACCTGCCGAGGGAACTCCCGAAGGTGCTGAAGCTGCCGCAGCCGAACAAGGCGCTCCAGCCGCAGCCAAGCCAGCGAAGCCCGCCGAAAAGAAGGCAGCAGCCAAGGCTGAAGAGAAGAAAGCTCCGGCAAAGGCAGCGCCTGCTCCCGCGAAGAAGGCAGCATCGGCGAAGCCAAAGGCCCCAGAGAAGAAGGCTGCAAGCAAGCCCGCTCCGAAGGCCCCGGCAAAGAAGGTCGCAGCAAAGCCCGCCGCGAAGAAAGCTCCCGCAAAGAAGCCGGTGGCCAAAAAAGCTGCTGTCAAAAAGCCAGCCCCAAAGAAGAAGCCGGCTCCGGCAAAGAAGGCTCCAGCTAAGCCAAAGAAGAAGGGCCGCTGA
- a CDS encoding DUF6982 domain-containing protein — translation MSSAHKKVIVRRTTNETLPGYLPLSGFVHAGSVPLLDLEGRVIPINLNDIKHVCYVRDFNLNDSANPERLTRRTFLARPRAEGLWVRMTFRAGDVLEGLAATDLSLADDLIHDAGLFVTPPDTRSNTQRVYVPRIALSELQLVAVITAPSRKKPLPALPSLQEDLFNSMVPPNTRPN, via the coding sequence ATGTCTTCTGCGCACAAAAAGGTGATTGTCCGGCGAACCACCAACGAGACGCTGCCCGGCTATCTGCCGCTGTCGGGGTTTGTGCATGCGGGATCGGTCCCGTTGCTTGATCTGGAGGGCCGGGTAATTCCTATCAACCTCAACGATATCAAGCACGTCTGCTATGTTCGCGACTTCAACCTGAACGATTCGGCAAACCCTGAGCGACTGACCCGTCGCACGTTTCTGGCCCGCCCGCGCGCGGAAGGACTCTGGGTGCGGATGACCTTTCGCGCAGGAGACGTGCTGGAGGGCCTGGCTGCCACCGACCTCTCGCTGGCGGACGACCTGATCCACGACGCCGGGCTCTTCGTGACGCCGCCGGACACACGCTCGAACACGCAACGTGTCTACGTGCCGCGGATCGCGCTGTCGGAGCTTCAGCTTGTTGCCGTCATCACGGCGCCATCACGGAAGAAACCTCTGCCTGCTCTGCCTTCGCTGCAGGAAGACCTCTTCAACTCGATGGTTCCTCCGAATACACGTCCGAATTGA
- a CDS encoding cytochrome C oxidase subunit II: MSIVSALHAARLPVDASAHGPALDRQLLLSLWIVLALFTLAHVILLGGLAARRHHPQKSVWQIEYLPLVALAALFAVLTIRAERLWAATRYTGASLTALQVEVTGVQFAWYFRYPGVDGTFGRVRPELVAPGEGNPLGLDPADSHSADDVVSSQLMLPVGREVDLAIRSQDVIHGFSVPEMRLKQNAVPGETIHIHFTPTKTGTYAILCTQVCGLGHYRMNANLRVVTPEEFDSWLAAREKAVQR, encoded by the coding sequence ATGTCGATTGTGTCTGCGCTTCATGCCGCACGTTTGCCGGTGGATGCCAGCGCGCATGGGCCTGCGCTTGATCGCCAGCTTCTGCTGAGTCTCTGGATTGTTCTTGCGCTGTTCACGCTGGCGCATGTCATCCTGCTGGGCGGTCTTGCTGCGCGACGGCATCATCCGCAGAAGAGTGTATGGCAGATCGAGTATCTTCCCCTGGTTGCGCTGGCTGCGCTGTTTGCGGTGCTGACAATTCGCGCAGAGCGGTTGTGGGCGGCGACCCGGTATACCGGGGCTTCGCTGACCGCGCTTCAGGTGGAGGTCACCGGCGTGCAGTTTGCGTGGTACTTTCGCTATCCGGGAGTGGATGGCACGTTTGGGCGCGTGCGGCCGGAGCTGGTCGCGCCGGGCGAAGGCAATCCGCTGGGGCTTGATCCTGCCGATTCGCACTCGGCAGATGATGTGGTTTCATCGCAGCTGATGCTGCCGGTTGGGCGTGAGGTTGATCTCGCCATTCGTTCGCAGGATGTAATTCATGGCTTCTCTGTGCCGGAGATGCGGTTGAAGCAGAACGCTGTGCCCGGCGAGACGATTCACATTCATTTCACGCCGACGAAGACGGGCACGTATGCGATTCTGTGCACGCAGGTGTGCGGGTTGGGGCATTATCGGATGAATGCGAACCTGCGTGTGGTTACGCCGGAGGAGTTCGACTCGTGGCTTGCCGCGCGGGAGAAGGCGGTGCAGCGATGA